The genomic stretch TTGTCAGTATCTTTATCGCAACCTCTGATTTGCATCTCAAATACAAGTATCATAAGACCTTCGAAGAAGCCGAATCCTGCGCCCTTGACGTTCTGGACTACGCCAAGGACCATGGGCTTACGGTGAGGTTCGCTGCCGAGGATGCAACACGTACCGATATCGAGACTTTGAAAAACATATTTAAAGCGGCGGAAGAACATGGCGCGGATTATGTCAGCATCGCGGATACGGTTGGGATACTGAATCCCAGCACTGCATTCTATCTTGTCAATGAGATCAAGAAAACCGTGAAAACTAAAGTATGCATCCACTGTCACAATGATCTCGGGATGGCCGTCGCTAATACCATAAGCGGGGCCGAAGCAGGAGCTTTCCAGCTCCATACCACAGTCAACGGGATCGGGGAGAGATGCGGGAATGCCTCGCTTGAGGAACTTCTCGTCGCATTGCGTGTGCAGTACGGCATCGAGAGGTATGATGTAAGCCAGCTCATGGAACTTTCCAGGCTTGTGGAACAATATTCCGGTCTCCCGATACCCAAGACGAAGCCCATTGTTGGAGCCAATGCCTTCTCTCACGAATCGGGAATCCATGTTGCTGCGGTTCTTGAGAATCCGATGACCTACGAGTTGTTCCTTCCGGAAATGGTAGGAGCGAAAAGGGAAATAATAATTGGCAAGCATACTGGAGGCAAGGCATTAAAGGGCGTACTCCAGAAAATGGGTTATGATCTTACGCGCGAGCAGATGTGCACAATTCTGGATAGGGTTAAGAAATGCAGTGAGGCAAAGAAAAAAGTTACATGCGATAGATTGACTGAGTTCGTAAAGGAACTTGATTGATCATAAGATATTTCCGTATCAGTACCTTGGGCACCTTGCCCTTGCAAGAATTACGGATATTCCTTTCTTATCGAGCTTTTTCTCCAATAGATTTTTAATATCCATATACATCTGCGGGTCTATTATCTCAGTATCCTTGACCAGAGACCTGACAAGTTCGGTGAGATCGGGTACATCCTGGCCCCCGGTCATGGCAGAGATCTGGTTCTGCAGCACTATTACAACCACTTCAT from Candidatus Methanoperedens sp. encodes the following:
- a CDS encoding homocitrate synthase family protein, with the translated sequence MAEYSKNSFMQFINPKPKDIEICDVTLRDGEQTPGVVFTREEKIAIAEKLDSIGVEVIEAGFPVVSDTEEAIVREIAHLGLDARVCCLARSVAKDVDVALRCDVDFVSIFIATSDLHLKYKYHKTFEEAESCALDVLDYAKDHGLTVRFAAEDATRTDIETLKNIFKAAEEHGADYVSIADTVGILNPSTAFYLVNEIKKTVKTKVCIHCHNDLGMAVANTISGAEAGAFQLHTTVNGIGERCGNASLEELLVALRVQYGIERYDVSQLMELSRLVEQYSGLPIPKTKPIVGANAFSHESGIHVAAVLENPMTYELFLPEMVGAKREIIIGKHTGGKALKGVLQKMGYDLTREQMCTILDRVKKCSEAKKKVTCDRLTEFVKELD